ATTCATAAAAAAATACGAAAGGTTTATGTCATGTAATCATTGCAGTTTCGGTGGTATTTCAACACCCGGCATTTCTTATAACGCTTTTACCTATTATATAACTCTCTAGGAGATAAGAGATCAACCATTTCTAAAAGGCACGACTGAAGGAGTGAAGTCATATTTTTTCTACGtcgtttatttttctttattcatAATAGGTATCCAATGCAGATTATAAAATAAGTAAATTGCATCTTCGTATCATCTCAAAACCACAAAAAACATTCAAGTAACATCACTTTGCAAGGATTATTCCCTGTTTCATTCACAAGAGAAAGATAGGTCGATAGACAATTATATGCTTTGCACTACCAAGAACAAACTAGATATAACTTTTGATACAGAAATATTATAACTTCGCCAACAAAGCTGGGCATCCCTCACTTCAAGTAGGTATATAATCTAACGTAGAGACGATACATTGTTTAAGTAACAAACTTGAAAGTCCTGAGAACCAGGTTAAAGTGATGAAGTGATAGTTCTAGATAATCTCAAGCAGAAAGATAAGTTGCTGAAAGCTTCAGCAATAAAACTTATAGATGAAGTTCAGTCAAATGGGGAAGCATAAAAAATTTAAgacataagaagaaaaaaaaggtaaaataatAGGGGAAGGAAAAAGAGGAACCAGGAAGTGAAGATTAAGTACGAAATAATAGCTCACCAGCAACTGATCAATAAGATCTCTGGCttcatttgaaaaataatttggaaATCTGATATCTCTGGCAATGATTCTTTGGAAAATGAGCCATTCACTGGCATCTTTAAACGGCGAAGTTCCCGAAAGCATTTGATACAATGTGCAACCAAGTGCCCAAAGATCATTTCTGGTACGACACGTTCCAAACGAATAATGATGTTAAATATAGGATTCATATGCAACATAAAGATGGGAAAACTTGGCTTTTCCGACGCATAGAAATCCATACCCAAAAGTCGCAGGAGAAGAATTTAAAACTTCAGGAGGGACATAAGCAGCGGTTCCCACAAAAGTACAGGCTTTGTCATCTGGATACAAGAAAAACCACGGATTTAATAATGAGGAAGACAATAATATACTCTCACGAGTGTCCTCAACTCCTCATAGAAAGCAATATTTACCTGATGCCGCATTTGGAAGGACTGTTATTCTGCTATCCTGCATTGGCTTTACGCTGCCAAAATCCGCAATTTTAATATGTCCATCTGAAGTAAGAAGCAGGTTCTCTGGCTGCCAATAAGCGAACTATAAGAATCCCCCACCTGCCATATATTATTCACGTAACAGTCCACACTGTCAAATACCTTAATGTCTCGATGTATCAATCCCATACTATGTATATACTCAAGAGCATCTACAACTTCAGCTGCATAACAGCGTGCCTCGTCTTCAGACAAACGGCCTTTCTGCACCAACGGAAGTTAAAAGCACATTGTACATCAGACAAGTAGTCACAAACATTGGAGAAGGGAACTACTTTGAAGAAAGGACGATAACATTTTCAATAAATTCACGAAAATACCAATATTCGACAGGAAACAACACAATATACAGGAAACTTTTGTGAAGAAGTTCATTTACATGCATCAAGGTTCTTCATTTACTTACCCTTGTTATTTGATCAAAAAGCTCTCCACCTTCACAAGACTCAAGCGCCATATCTTCAGAATACAACCAAATACAATTAAATTAGACCAACCAAAGTTCAACACCAGAATGCAGATGGGGGGAAAAGACTCTTAATGAAGAATATATAAGATACTCACACAGTGAAAAAGTGTCTTGAAAGGTGAAAAATAGTCGGACAACACCAGGATGATCCAGCTGATCAAGTACAATACGCTCTAGTTTCACATAAGCAGTCTTATTTTCCTTAGTGATGAACTTTTTGTCCATGATCTTCAACGCATAAACATTCCCAGTATCTTTCTTTTTTGCTCTAACAACCTGATATATCATAGAAAGTAAGTAGCAGTAAATGGTAAAACTCAACTTGATACAGATAATTAAGCATCGACACCATAATTTCCATTCAAATTTAACCCAACTTGGTAAAACACATTTTGAGGAGTGTGATCTTTAATTAATGACACTAAGTTtttaattcttcttctttttgacaAATCAGATATATTCTATATATAACACACCAAGACAGTGTAAAAAATGAGAATCTTCTATTGACACCAAAAGCAAATGAAACAAGAATGAGTTTTTAACATTGCTTTTATGAGTATTAATCTCTTCACATGAACATCCTCTTACCAGAAAATTCAGAACAAACTTCAAATATAAACCCACTAAATAATATTCTTCACTTTGGCCTGGAAACTGCATTTCTGCATACTCAAAGACAATGACCATTCTTTTCTCATTTTCTCTTGTGCAGAGGCTTTTTATGATAGGACTAGCTTAatagaaccccccccccccaaccccccCAAAAAACACTGTTTTCAACTGTTAAATTTTCCAAAAGTGAATCATAGGAAACTCAAACTCAAGTCTCAAACCCCAACAAAGAAGCATGAAAATGAAGGTAAAGGAGCTAAGAATTATTATCACAGGTAGCAATTTGGTACAAATGCTACCAAAttgaaatattttaagaaatGACATAAAAAGATAAGgaagataaagaaaaaaagacTGACCTTGGAATAAGAACCAACACCATAGATCTTTCCCAATTCAAAATCTTGGATTGTGAAATTCTCCTGTGGTGCTCTGAATGCAAAACTCTTAGATCTCTGAGCAGTATTAGGAGCTGAATTATTCTGAATCTTTAGCTTTGCATCAAATTCTTGCTCCATTTCACCTTCCAATGCCAACATTTCACCCTTAAAAATCCAATCTTTTCACCACCCCACAACCTTATTTTTTTCAaacaatataatatatttatatttaacaGAAAAAGATTGGATTTTTTTCAGAGCAAATGATGAAATAGCAGAAACAGAGAGAAATCCATTACACATCAGATAATATTTTCtttatatattctctctttttttaaCTTTGAAGAGAGACCAAACTGATAAAGCAAATTCCATATGTTAAAAAAGCAAATGATTCCTTATACATGCAAATATCTTTCTATATTTCCATAAAAAGTTAAaattaaagaataagaaagagaGAGACACCAGTAATTATGTATATATGTGTATAAAGGCGAGAGCTTTATTTaggtttctttctttctttttttccttttctctaaACCCTAGAAAGCAAAGGTGATAAAGATTAAAGATTCAGAAAAAAAGGGAAGAAGGAGACATTGATGAATAATAGCACAATGGCTTGTAATAATATGTTATGGGGATTGAAGAGCACATGAAAATGAATGATGGGTATCATTTCATTTTTGCAATTCCATTCCAAAATCCAAtttctttgaaaatattttaatataaattgaatTTTTTGAGTAAGTTAATAGGAGTACTTAATATGTCCCATTTTATAAAGTTAAAGAAAGAAATACCTTTAAAATTTGTGATCTAAAGTATAAGTATTTATAtggttataaaataaaagttgaagattaaattatttttaaatataaaaaaatcttttaaaaaaaattacaccATTTAAATTAGGAGTGAGGAagtatatatttttatgtatataaaacTGATATATGTATAGGTCCTAAAATGTAGGGTAGGGGAGAGGATGATATTGCTACCTATGATTGGGGATTCCTTCAAAAATGGCATTAGTTACATTGCATGCTGCCATTACATTGGTTTTACTGTCACTTTGAATAATTGGGATTTTTTGGATTTTACAATCTAGgctccttttattttttttttaattttttttggttGCGAGTACATTTGTTTAAACTTGAGTAAAATACACTTTACCTCCCAGACCTTTAAGGATTGGGAACAATACCTCCCTCGCATTTTGAATAGGAAAAGGAACCCCCTTGTTCAATTTTCGatgaaataattttttaataaaaataatttttttgaatagataatttttaaaataatcaaGTTCTTTTACTATTGCCAAAAGCTCAAGATATGACTGTTTACCCTCAagatcggataacaattgaatttgtaaatgattttaaggatacgtgcattaacttgacacaaaataataaattagagtgcaatttaaataaataatgataaagtaaatgcaaaccacatgaattggacaattttagccttggaaggttagccaccctcgagctgAATGTACTTCGATCGGTATCAAGACTCAGAagaataagagcttaaagagaataataataatatatgggtttggaatgcatgttacaatatgttaaatgaattatcagatcccctttatatagtagagtaGTCCTGCTTTAGgtacaatttcataaaaggtaaaaaatctcttgatttgctgattgtTAGTTCCTCATTGATACGTGCCAAGATTTCCGCCGTAATATctgaccggtcacggatatttcggtcttctgttatgctaacaatgtttcttcaaACTCGTTTGGGGTTGGGATCGATTCCGGGATCACGGCCCCGATACTCTCGAAGGCATGCGCTCCAACCCCGGATTCTAGCCCGGTGGGACTTGGGGTTgatcttcagtcctttattgcCATGTTCCGAACTTGACCAACTATGttgtaggcgagctcgatttcgaccgtatacagatagtcccctcgttttttggagaatagacgacgagaaacgacatgagctcccgattcttacttcgatatCTCGTGACAGAAATGACAAAATAAACGAAAcatctcgtcagtcaagtcttaatggcattaaatacATGTCAGCCGCCGGTCGGCTATTACTGGATGTGAACCGCCACTGAAgaactataaataccccttatttgttcattcaaactttacatataAACCTTCTGTCCTCGTACTTCGAAATCTCAACACTTTTTAGCAGTTATACTTTGGTTATTTTGAGATCCTTTGCAAGAACCCTTATTCATTTCCATCTCAAGCCATCAAGTATACTCCTTtaactttcttttttttctcattttcctATATTTTCAAAGAAATAACGAAGACTTCAAAaaccgttccccaaaaagaaactcaaTCTACCTCGCGGCCGATTACCGAGGAGGCCGTTCCCCGTACTGTTGCCGAGGAACCAGTACCGGAACCCCCAATTGAAAATGTTCGTCCCTGGAGGATGCTCGGTAACCgtcgatttcaaggttgaaaaaccttccccCGTACAAGGCCAGTGTAAGGAGGTCTCGAGATACGTATGCTCGATCACTGAAGAGGTCCTCCCTATGGTCAAAAAGGATTGCAATTGGGTTGGCAAGCACATGGTGGTTCCCGGACCCGATGAAAACATCACCACCCACGTCGagggatacttaagtgtttacacctaTCCCTTTACACTGGGCCATTAGATCTGGTGATCGTCGACTTCTGCAAAAGATAATTCACCCTTCATTCtggaggatcatgatcctcctCCGGTTCTTCGTGAGCAAGATCGAGGGATGCTCGTTCACCATCGACCACCTCATACGCCTATAGAGTCCTCGAATATTTCGGAGGGGGGGAGGACTGATCAAGCTTGCACGTCGGGCTAGTAAAGCCCCATTTTCGAGCATTGGTGAAGATCGGGATCGACGTTGGCTAGGCcgttttgtccgagtgaggacctcagacttgATCCCAGCTGATCGcatgccattccccgagaagtggaatataTCACGTAAGTAAAATTTTGCttacaaaattttattttatgcttttttccttcttttttatcTGTGTTTTATGGTGGTGCAGCTGCCGCTCGGGTCCCGAATGCAGTCCcttgactcaaggagtgggtcgagggcatcgtgtTACAAAGGTCGTATTCTGAGCGTTCATGGCGCGAACTTTCAAAGGACCGGTGGGAGGCCCATTCTCATGGTGAGATTCCTTTCCCGTGTAAGTAACATTTGAGTTCCTCTCGTGTCGTTAAGTTTTCacttgtttcatttccttttgcaggtttatccaaggacGTCACACTAAGGCCTCAATCCGGTGGCGAGAACTTCCCTACCAAGTCCCCTGTTCTGAGATAGGGTGgtgagaagaaaagaaagagggccccgagttctccgagctcggagaaaaagaaaccaaGGCGAAGGTTGGTGCGCAAATCCAAAAAATGCACGAGCACTCGAGCACCATCTTCGGATTCACTCTATCGGTTGAGGGATGAATTCAAaaaagaacaagaagaagaagcctTCACTGTGGTGCCCCGAGTGCCGTCACGactcgaagggcaaggggcctccgaaccGGAGAGAGATGAGGTCGATCCGCCTCAAGTTAGGGAGGCCGACGAGGAGGCCGTGGCCGAAGCTTCTCGGGATGTGGCCAATGCCCCGAAGGAGGCACTCagtgtgatagacatcaccgagTCACCTTCGTTCACTGATTCCATGTATAACTAGGCTCAGACAGTGAAAGAACATCCCAACGAGGGGGACCACAGAGCGGACGACCCCTTCCGCGGCTTTTTTCATGGCATGGATTCTACCGCCACGAACGATGTCACCGGGTTAGGTGACTTGGAGGTGCCAAAGAAGAGTCCATCTTCGAAAACAAGCGGTCCTTCTTCAAGCCCGAAACTGGTCAACCGGTTCCCAGCTCCGAGTGTGGATCCAGACCGGAAGTGGTCGATCGTCATCTCcattccggaggatgcccgggtcctcTCTACCCCCGTAGGGATGGCCAGCTACCTTCGGCATTTGGTTACCGAGGAAGACCAAG
This sequence is a window from Nicotiana tomentosiformis chromosome 5, ASM39032v3, whole genome shotgun sequence. Protein-coding genes within it:
- the LOC104096213 gene encoding 3-phosphoinositide-dependent protein kinase 2-like, which gives rise to MLALEGEMEQEFDAKLKIQNNSAPNTAQRSKSFAFRAPQENFTIQDFELGKIYGVGSYSKVVRAKKKDTGNVYALKIMDKKFITKENKTAYVKLERIVLDQLDHPGVVRLFFTFQDTFSLYMALESCEGGELFDQITRKGRLSEDEARCYAAEVVDALEYIHSMGLIHRDIKPENLLLTSDGHIKIADFGSVKPMQDSRITVLPNAASDDKACTFVGTAAYVPPEVLNSSPATFGNDLWALGCTLYQMLSGTSPFKDASEWLIFQRIIARDIRFPNYFSNEARDLIDQLLDIDPSRRPGAGPDGYTSLKNHPFFNGVDWEKLRSQTPPKLAMEPKAPSTHSSGDEQDPSWNPSHIGDGSVRPSDGNGGAASTSETGSITRLASIDSFDSKWKQFLEPGESVLMISMVKKIQKLTNKKVQLILTNKPKLIYVDPSKLVIKGNIIWSDNPNDLSIQVTSPSQFKICTPKKVMSFEDTKQRAQQWKKAIEALQNR